A DNA window from Amycolatopsis sp. DSM 110486 contains the following coding sequences:
- a CDS encoding ubiquitin carboxyl-terminal hydrolase 14 gives MTSVVDRHLEFVRDVVPRTPQGCEECLVAGTSWLHLRLCLTCGHVGCCDSSPMKHASSHAHAIGHPIVRSFEPGETWRWCYVDQAFV, from the coding sequence ATGACCAGTGTCGTCGACCGGCATCTCGAGTTCGTACGAGACGTCGTGCCGCGAACCCCGCAGGGTTGCGAGGAGTGCCTGGTCGCCGGCACGTCGTGGCTGCATTTGCGGCTGTGCCTGACGTGCGGGCACGTCGGCTGCTGCGACTCGTCGCCGATGAAGCACGCCAGTAGTCACGCCCACGCCATCGGACATCCGATCGTGCGCTCGTTCGAGCCCGGCGAGACCTGGCGCTGGTGCTACGTCGATCAGGCATTCGTATGA
- the trxA gene encoding thioredoxin: MSTDTGSTGTVVCEHCGHKNRVPTAAAGKPTCGHCHEPLPWIVDTSETDFAEVAEQATMPVLVDLWAAWCGPCRQVSPALAQLARERAGKVKLVKVDVDRAPRLSQRFDVKAVPTLMVLRGGEVVARQAGAAPVNVLREWLDQAIAQPESAHEASHERGR, encoded by the coding sequence ATGAGCACCGACACCGGCAGCACCGGCACGGTCGTCTGCGAACACTGCGGGCACAAGAACCGCGTACCGACGGCTGCCGCGGGCAAGCCGACGTGCGGGCATTGCCACGAGCCGCTGCCCTGGATCGTCGACACCAGCGAGACCGACTTCGCGGAAGTCGCGGAGCAGGCCACGATGCCGGTGCTGGTCGACCTCTGGGCCGCCTGGTGCGGGCCTTGCCGCCAGGTCAGCCCCGCGCTGGCCCAGCTCGCACGGGAGCGGGCCGGGAAGGTCAAGCTCGTGAAGGTCGACGTGGACAGGGCACCGAGGCTGTCGCAGCGGTTTGACGTGAAGGCCGTGCCGACGCTCATGGTGCTGCGCGGCGGTGAGGTAGTCGCGCGGCAGGCGGGAGCTGCGCCCGTGAACGTGCTGCGCGAGTGGCTCGATCAGGCGATAGCGCAACCGGAAAGTGCTCACGAGGCCAGCCATGAGCGAGGAAGGTGA